From one Bombyx mori chromosome 5, ASM3026992v2 genomic stretch:
- the LOC101740740 gene encoding uncharacterized protein LOC101740740, giving the protein MRWFKKGEPPRLLAVSPDAENRSTHISPVRYPNRKSSGSSVETNFYNLNDQIIIVEKSPHRCNHGSETPVTRRISLQNGPTSPQENYNTSRKNRGGSLEKEYMVFRERRNPLLDKVKNTKLSCFKSNGPLRHGDDAASTSESDCSGFGHIDDVTSCRYSNNFSDAHLEFENQNPWVKMPNYDDEVFFAKSVTSPVESQWREGKSFINRGTRCYSSGSECDRYHAIPKAGAKLSKSSDQIFNDEYEPFDEAPISMKSQYKKTDKLKTKDGKDSIGPSSCLSAKIRAMSDRYLKSSTNKFFSKLYKPGGEAEEDTGNIENATKSTNAVSKSRKKRGGVKAKLRSFSYGALPGLDDFQKSHSVFHDDAYQISCDDENVLIQDCEDADSGILVNESATSSIFDSDRISSRCESSASQANALLPCHGRSVSGDQNYPKPRISGRMSRERRDGPRPRPRHSQRALSLDRKEILRRMPKTKQNEYDEPQYLQLTEKQKMRQRDVTLGDAGIPPIPPCRKPTRGSKPDKNEFKVVKIVRRNPTDELGIFIAKTKLTDEGHIGYLVAHVVPGGLAEKEGTLRIGDELLNVNGRRLRDLTMSEAKEALKSGTSEIDIVICRQRDKSSTEQRQRDSSHRSAILMRESSVDYENAIILGKEKRIDKYDVKITGRRSQDESACNRSALSVADEVADSAANAHSHFLKGQNATYSSMNNKLLRRQVVSYAGANKDGLALSCAVDIANVDTTDSASERVKEKNDSEIENTQNATNFCTLPRRPRAPTHTYHTITFEKGHGKKPLGFTIVGGRDSPRGPLGIFIKSILPQGQAVDDGRLKAGDEVLAVNGQACHELAHVEALALFKAVRSGSIELRICRRVKTAQSTKAKSCTDLLNDDE; this is encoded by the exons ATGCGGTGGTTTAAGAAAGGCGAGCCGCCGCGGCTGCTCGCCGTGTCTCCGGACGCCGAAAACAGATCCACCC ATATATCGCCGGTACGCTACCCGAACAGAAAAAGTAGCGGCAGTTCGGTTGAAACCAACTTCTATAACCTCAACgatcaaataataatagttgAGAAATCTCCTCACCGTTGTAATCACGGCAGTGAAACGCCGGTCACCCGGCGCATATCTTTACAAAACGGCCCCACTTCACCGCAGGAGAACTATAATACATCGCGCAAAAATCGCGGCGGTTCCCTCGAGAAGGAATACATGGTGTTTCGAGAAAGACGCAACCCACTACTCGACAAAGTGAAGAACACCAAACTATCTTGTTTCAAATCCAACGGTCCTTTAAGGCATGGCGACGATGCAGCATCTACTTCAGAAAGTGACTGTAGCGGCTTCGGTCACATTGATGATGTAACTAGCTGTCGGTACAGTAACAATTTTTCTGACGCCCACCTTGAATTCGAGAACCAAAACCCTTGGGTGAAAATGCCAAATTACGACGATGAAGTATTTTTTGCCAAAAGTGTAACTAGTCCTGTAGAAAGTCAGTGGAGGGAGGGAAAGTCATTTATCAATAGAGGTACAAGATGCTACAGCTCCGGTTCAGAATGTGACCGATACCACGCTATACCTAAAGCCGGCGCAAAATTATCAAAATCTAGTGACCAAATCTTTAATGACGAATATGAACCATTTGATGAAGCTCCGatatcaatgaaatctcaataCAAAAAGActgataaattaaaaactaaagatgGTAAAGATTCTATTGGTCCCAGTTCATGTCTATCGGCAAAAATACGAGCAATGTCTGATAGATACTTAAAATCTTCTACGAACAAATTTTTCTCCAAGCTATACAAACCGGGAGGCGAAGCTGAAGAAGACACTGGAAATATCGAAAATGCAACCAAATCAACTAATGCTGTCAGTAAAAGTCGAAAAAAAAGAGGAGGAGTCAAGGCAAAATTACGTAGCTTTTCATATGGGGCTTTACCGGGATTGGACGATTTCCAAAAAAGTCATTCCGTCTTTCACGACGACGCGTATCAAATATCGTGTGACGATGAGAACGTTTTAATACAAGACTGCGAAGACGCCGACTCGGGTATTCTAGTCAACGAATCAGCTACGTCATCGATATTTGATAGTGATCGGATATCGTCTCGGTGTGAGAGCTCAGCTTCACAAGCTAATGCACTATTACCGTGTCACGGGAGAAGTGTGTCCGGTGATCAAAACTATCCAAAGCCTAGAATATCGGGTAGAATGAGCCGAGAGCGGAGGGACGGTCCAAGACCACGGCCGCGACATTCCCAAAGAGCACTTTCACTTGATCGCAAGGAAATTCTGAGGCGAATGCCAAAAACCAAACAAAATGAATACGATGAACCTCAATACCTCCAACTgactgaaaaacaaaaaatgcgaCAAAGGGATGTGACGTTAGGAGACGCTGGTATCCCTCCAATACCACCGTGTAGAAAACCAACTAGAGGTAGTAAACcagataaaaatgaatttaaagttGTCAAAATAGTCCGAAGGAATCCAACAGATGAATTAGGTATTTTTATAGCCAAAACCAAGCTCACGGATGAGGGTCATATCGGATATTTAGTTGCACATGTAGTTCCTGGAGGATTAGCTGAAAA AGAAGGCACTCTGCGCATTGGGGACGAACTATTGAACGTGAACGGCAGAAGACTTCGAGATCTTACTATGTCAGAAGCTAAAGAAGCCTTGAAATCAGGAACTTCCGAAATTGATATCGTGATATGCAGACAACGCGATAAATCATCGACAGAACAAAGACAGCGCGATTCGTCACACAGAAGCGCAATCCTGATGCGCGAAAGCTCCGTTGATTACGAAAACGCAATAATATTAGGAAAGGAAAAACGTATTGATAAATATGACGTCAAAATAACTGGTCGACGTTCGCAGGATGAGTCCGCGTGTAATCGCAGCGCGCTATCAGTGGCGGACGAGGTGGCCGACAGTGCGGCCAACGCGCACTCCCACTTCCTAAAGGGACAGAACGCGACTTATAGTAGTATGAACAACAAACTGCTGCGTCGACAAGTGGTCAGCTATGCCGGGGCCAACAAGGACGGGCTCGCCCTCAGTTGCGCTGTCGACATTGCAAACGTGGACACCACGGACAGTGCTTCGGAGCgtgttaaagaaaaaaatgacaGTGAAATTGAAAATACACAAAACGCAACGAATTTCTGCACGCTACCCCGGAGACCGAGAGCGCCCACGCACACGTATCACACGATAACATTTGAGAAAGGTCACGGGAAGAAACCGCTCGGTTTTACGATCGTGGGAGGACGCGACTCGCCGCGAGGTCCACTCGGAATATTCATTAAGAGCATCCTTCCACAGGGCCAAGCAGTCGACGATGGACGACTAAAAGCAG GAGATGAGGTGTTGGCGGTCAACGGTCAGGCGTGTCATGAACTGGCTCATGTAGAAGCGTTGGCACTATTCAAAGCAGTCAGGTCCGGATCTATAGAGCTCAGGATATGTCGACGAGTCAAAACAGCGCA ATCTACCAAAGCTAAATCATGCACAGATCTTCTGAACGACgatgaataa